In Piliocolobus tephrosceles isolate RC106 chromosome 10, ASM277652v3, whole genome shotgun sequence, a single window of DNA contains:
- the C10H12orf77 gene encoding LOW QUALITY PROTEIN: putative uncharacterized protein C12orf77 homolog (The sequence of the model RefSeq protein was modified relative to this genomic sequence to represent the inferred CDS: inserted 2 bases in 1 codon; deleted 1 base in 1 codon) — MTKGQHQPKFNYLVGENSPLYFRLTFPERQAPSENWEERVETYRSDDVGGALFYRVASAEILKLATPRDISLPVVKEASSRARNNIQILDPLDHIACLTNYTLTSCFSSNKVPTMLGSLPIGSKQGNVQTLDSIRWMSATXLYAVSTETAFPTLGTFVNTEKSVKGSDADFTKRNPRWRFMFSYILQEGFITT; from the exons ATGACTAAAGGCCAGCATCAGCCAAAGTTTAATTATTTAGTAGGGGAAAACTCACCACTGTATTTTCGCTTGACTTTCCCAGAGCGCCAAGCACCGTCTGAGAACTGGGAAGAGAGAGTGGAGACCTACAGGTCAGATGATGTGGGTGGAGCTCTTTTCTACAGAGTGGCTTCCGCTGAG ATACTGAAACTAGCAACACCCAGAGACATTTCCCTCCCAGTCGTAAAGGAAGCCAGCAGCAGAGCcagaaataatattcaaattctGGATCCACTAGACCACATCGCCTGTCTGACAAATTACACGCTTACTTCCTGCTTCAG TTCTAATAAGGTACCCACAATGCTGGGTTCTCTGCCCATTGGGAGCAAACAAGGGAACGTGCAGACACTGGACAGCATACGATGGATGTCTGCAAC CTTGTATGCCGTCTCTACTGAAACAGCTTTTCCAACCCTGGGCACCTTT GTGAACACGGAAAAGAGTGTAAAGGGGTCAGATGCAGACTTTACAAAAAGAAACCCAAGATGGAGATTCATGTTCAGTTATATACTGCAGGAAGGGTTCATAACAACATAG